CCCATTGTCTGTCTGCACCCCGCTGCCCGTGTGCCACCGAGGATGGAGGCCATCAAGAAGAAGATGCAGATGCTGAAGCTGGACAAGGAGAACGCCctggacagggcagagcaggcgGAGGCTGAGCAGAAGCAGGCGGAGGAGCGGAGCAAGCAGGTAGGgcaggcagccacagcccccagcccaggggaggtggggggtggctgtgctgggttaTGCTGAGCCCAGACCCAACAGAGATTCTGCTTGGGGTATGAGAGTGTGACAGCTGCCACTATCCCACAGCTCAAGGGCACTCCAAGGGTGTCCAGGGCTCAGTCTCTGCCAGCTGGTGGGATGTAGGGATGGGGTGGACActgtggggcagagctggccccaaggaaggggcaggagggatgccatggggcaggcagggctctcttggggtgcagggatccAGAGTGGTGTCCACCTGTAGTGACACCACTGTCCTTCCAGCTGGAGGATGAGCTAGCTGCCATGCAGAAGAAGCTAAAGGGGACAGAGGATGAACTGGACAAATACTCTGAGGCCCTGAAAGACGCCCAGGAGAagctggagctggcagagaAGAAGGCGGCGGACGTATGTATGGGGTGCAGGGTGGAAGATGAGTGCTGCCTCGCCCCCCTTCCTGGTGGGtctgcagcccttccctgtgccttGGGGACACAGGAAAAGTCCCTGTCCCTCGGTGTGCTCCCGGTAACACTGTGTAGGTGTCTGTGAAGGACAAATCCAGAGGGCAGAGCCGGGCTGCGAGCAGCTCAAGTGCGGGATATGGGGGTCCACGTGTCCCCAGGAAAGTCTGAGTCACGGCTGGGGGTGGTGGAGCCGAGCTccgagaaggaggaggaggaggaggaggaggggagagcCCTCATCCCCCCGCGGGCGGGGGCTCATGGGCAGCGTGAGCATTGCACAGCCCGGCTATTGTTGTCCGCCGTTTCCAGGAAAACAATGGGGCGAGCGGTGCAGGGTTTCAGCCAGCTCTCCTGCCATCCAGAGGCCCCGCTCGTCACCTGTCAGGACCTGGCAGTCCTTGAGAGGCCGGCATGTCTCAGGGGCCAGTGTCAGAGCCACGCAGCCCAGCTCTGATGGAGAGCAGGAGCCGTTCTCTCCCTGCTCGTGGGGCAGTGCctgagccccagcacagcacctgggctgctctccctgcgagctccagagccctggcacaTCTCCAACCCTGCAGCTTTGCCTGCACATCCCTGCGGCCCGTCCTGCACTGGAACTGGCTTGTGTCGAGTGCAGTATTGCAGAGCTCTTGGCAGCCCTTTCCCACCCTCACATCCTTCTTGCCCCCCTTTGCTCCCTGTTGGCATTTTCCCTGCTGTCACACCTCCACTTGCTTCCTCGTGGATCCCTCTCTGTACACCTGGAGCCCCTTTTCCTGGCGGGTGGCCCATGGGGGTCCCCCCAGTttccccctggctctgggaAGTGGAGGGATTTTGCACCCTGGAGCATTgaaagggcagagctgcctcctggGTGCTTCCAGCCCAACAGAACCCTTTCAATGCCCATCTCACCCCTGGAAACATGCCACGCCATACATGCCATGCCAGGCAAatgtccctgccagggtttcAGGCCGGCAGCCCGGAGCCTTTCCCTTCCATCGACACGCTGGAATCATTGACAAATGGGCTTTGTGGGGAATGAGAGCAGCAACAGGGCTCAGTGACGCGTTCACCGAGCTCTTGCGGGGCTCCACGACCCTCGTGCCACGGCGGaacacagctcccagctctgaggAACCCCGGTCTTCGCAGCGTTACCTGCCCCGACGCGGCAGCGTTCCCACCCGGGATTCCACGCATGGAAACGCGGAGCGGGAGCCCGGcggccacagccctgccccggctggaaggaaggagcaggatcTGCCTCAGGGCTGTGGGCTCCCCGGGGATGGCAGTGCCCGTGTCCCCgtgcccggggctgcgggcagtCCGAGCGGGGCGGGTGCGAGGGGAGTTCCGTGGGGCAGGGCCGGGAAGCCCGTGCTTGCCCGGGCGGATCCTGCGGGCCGTGCCTGCTCCGTGTGACATGTGAGGCCAGGCCCGGTACCAGGGGGAACCAGGTGCCCGTGTTCCCTCCCCGCCCGGTGCCGGTGTGTGTCCCCggcccggtgccggtgcccccgTTCTCGCCGGTGCCGATGTGTGCCCCCCGCCCGGTGCCCCCGTTCCCGCCGGTGCCGATGTGTGCCCCCCGCCCGGTGCCCCCGTTCCcgcccggtgccggtgcccccgTTCCCGCCGGTGCCGGTGTGTGCCCGCCGGTGTGTGCCCCCCGCCCGGTGCCCCGTTCCCGCCGGTGCCGGTGCGTGCCCCCGCCCGGCGCCCCGTTCCCGCCCGGTGCCGCTCTCGGTGCCCCGCCCCGGGC
This window of the Passer domesticus isolate bPasDom1 chromosome 32, bPasDom1.hap1, whole genome shotgun sequence genome carries:
- the LOC135288190 gene encoding tropomyosin alpha-3 chain-like, producing MEAIKKKMQMLKLDKENALDRAEQAEAEQKQAEERSKQLEDELAAMQKKLKGTEDELDKYSEALKDAQEKLELAEKKAADVCMGCRVEDECCLAPLPGGSAALPCALGTQEKSLSLGVLPVTLCRCL